A DNA window from Ipomoea triloba cultivar NCNSP0323 chromosome 10, ASM357664v1 contains the following coding sequences:
- the LOC116032964 gene encoding acyl-CoA--sterol O-acyltransferase 1-like encodes MEGDMKHWMEGEITVFIKIWLSIYLSLFYCFFAAKMAPIGLPRLLLFLPVISLFLLLPLALHTVHLCGTTAFFISWLANFKLLMLAFNHGPLPSLSLPHFLVIACLPIKIHQKHTDNSVSSAQQDSGQHRQLNWFVNETEEKVQQHQTLILTPNELFKEKPPVEVSKNRQKSAVSYALKAVLMGLIIKIYDYSDSINPTVILIIYFLHMYLFLDTILAIVAALARAVLGLELEPTFNEPYLSDSLQDFWGSRWNLMVNRIMRPTVYSPFLDVSDKYLGRKWATYPAVMATFTVSGLMHELIYFYLGRVRPTWEVTWFFLLHGACVAVEIAVKKVLRGRCWLPGILGTILTLGFVMLTGFWLFLPQLLRCEAFVKAIAEYATLGAYLKDVRKALTLGATSSKVL; translated from the coding sequence ATGGAAGGAGATATGAAGCATTGGATGGAAGGAGAGATCACCGTCTTCATCAAGATATGGCTCTCCATATACCTCTCTCTCTTCTACTGCTTCTTTGCTGCAAAAATGGCTCCCATTGGCCTTCCCAGGCTGCTGCTTTTCCTCCCTGtaatctctctctttctcctcCTCCCTCTCGCCCTCCACACCGTCCATCTCTGCGGCACCACCGCATTCTTCATCTCCTGGCTCGCCAACTTCAAGCTCCTCATGCTTGCCTTCAACCATGGccctctcccttctctctcccTCCCCCATTTCCTCGTCATCGCCTGCCTGCCCATCAAAATCCACCAAAAACACACAGACAACTCAGTTAGTTCTGCACAACAAGATTCGGGTCAGCACAGACAGCTCAATTGGTTCGTAAATGAAACAGAGGAAAAAGTTCAGCAGCACCAAACACTGATCCTCACACCTAATGAGCTGTTCAAAGAGAAACCGCCAGTGGAAGTCTCTAAGAATCGCCAGAAATCTGCTGTGAGTTATGCATTGAAGGCAGTTCTGATGGGtttgatcatcaaaatatatgatTATAGTGATAGCATAAACCCTACAGTTATACTGATTATATACTTCTTACATATGTATCTCTTCCTAGATACAATTCTCGCCATTGTTGCTGCCCTGGCTCGCGCCGTTCTCGGCTTAGAGCTGGAGCCGACGTTCAACGAGCCATATCTTTCCGATTCTTTACAAGATTTCTGGGGCAGTCGATGGAACCTTATGGTAAACCGTATCATGCGCCCCACCGTATACAGTCCCTTCCTCGACGTGTCGGACAAGTATTTGGGTCGTAAATGGGCCACTTACCCGGCTGTTATGGCCACGTTCACGGTATCGGGCCTAATGCACGAGCTGATTTATTTCTACTTGGGTCGGGTCAGACCCACGTGGGAGGTCACGTGGTTCTTTTTGCTCCACGGGGCATGCGTGGCGGTCGAGATCGCAGTGAAAAAAGTGCTGAGGGGCAGGTGCTGGTTGCCGGGAATACTTGGGACAATCCTGACCCTTGGATTCGTTATGCTCACTGGCTTTTGGCTGTTCTTACCGCAACTGTTGCGGTGTGAAGCCTTTGTTAAGGCGATTGCGGAGTACGCGACTTTGGGCGCGTATCTGAAGGATGTTCGTAAAGCTTTGACACTAGGCGCAACGAGTTCTAAAGTGCTTTAG